A genomic region of Dreissena polymorpha isolate Duluth1 chromosome 4, UMN_Dpol_1.0, whole genome shotgun sequence contains the following coding sequences:
- the LOC127878899 gene encoding protocadherin beta-15-like produces MAILHKTEVKGFFLQALILLLINHILGQEDAIVKYDVREEKPPGTFIGSIGIESELFQNLTNEQFKRLQFQVLPTPGNKYLSYFRIEANTSLLWTRERIDREMFPDCFETCLMQFFVGVYAIDIGEMTKMIRIDINILDENDNTPKFSSIQNPLYIPESKNPGESILSGAAVDLDQSRNNSVKSYLLMSETGTFSLKVHTENDVLEFVLALKSSLDYESRKSYEIVLLAVDGGDVPKTGSLSLQIFVTDINDNVPTFQQRTYNTSVEENIPLNSTVLQLRATDRDSGENGMVSYRFSSRISDHVTNLFGVQSNGDIVAKGIIDYEKDKEFGFEVIAYDGGVNFKSSSVSVFLKVIDMNDNSPVININQPPSGTLITESAETGSFVLLLEVLDIDSNENGLVNCNILDDSFDIVSTEVANNYKIVLRRELDRETKASHNVTIDCEDSGIPPKRTVKHFIVLVQDANDNAPDFVQQTYIAVVNENSPFGSSLLTVSAIDKDSGKFGKVSYSLHSESKGLFKIDPFSGLILVNSSIDREKYGDRMIFRVFAEDGGDSNLISTGTIVVTILDINDNDPEFFLNPITFSVSEDAKVGWIVGNISASDPDNGPNGTVLLKFPEDPNVREYFKFNESGIITISKQLDREKVAFHEFYVYAMDMGGRTSSARVTIFVTDVNDNAPEIVYPNEYDNTFRVRFTMPVFSDILQIDAHDLDSDENSKLYYYIDQDNSSYAFNLNLSSGKLTLNRSLHQTEIGHRFLLYLRVKDGGASPIQTWTELLIEVIEVELNMVDKVAQANLWIVVGIVIVTAVLSVVMILLIVKICWYNRRKGLNSSSIIIESNEVDPQLIDSSSSSFSSASSTSSHEINLNTKIQHGGMHSDSSYEKGYYDKLDEADFIPKSEQDSGLLYMQEVKKLDLELHKKLDETTSDNSGELGTRDSGQGGSDLDNISIPEMTSPGSPDSAIGHLSPRELYYSSHLGHPHQRSPDVSTTDANEVSTYNVVMPKLVPDFSHFPTKTAERKELSKLRLSKKRVMFSDDLENSHSSGRSSTVSDLVNPDGNHDNRNSVQRFYNRTISEELPVRLYKSNSWFRRSADNLTLRHNKDNRDVYNQMPSNLIKSKDFRNKPMGDNIKGYLDRVISRTRTNSDGSDLEAINRTNTASNVYTLSEDVTSHTGPWASDCTTTSAPSSIYRPCSGENSLNLASHIEETDDVYSEDFDV; encoded by the exons ATGGCCATCTTGCACAAGACTGAAGTGAAAGGCTTCTTCCTGCAGGCTTTGATCTTGCTTTTGATTAATCATATTTTGGGTCAGGAGGATGCGATAGTAAAATACGATGTCCGGGAAGAAAAGCCCCCAGGTACCTTCATCGGAAGCATCGGAATCGAGAGTGAACTCTTCCAGAACCTCACCAACGAACAATTCAAGAGACTACAGTTCCAGGTACTACCCACCCCTGGAAACAAGTATCTCTCTTACTTTCGGATTGAGGCTAATACCAGTCTATTGTGGACCAGAGAGCGGATTGATCGGGAAATGTTTCCAGACTGCTTTGAGACTTGTCTCATGCAGTTCTTTGTCGGGGTGTATGCCATCGACATTGGTGAAATGACAAAAATGATCAGGATAGACATAAACATTCTAGATGAAAATGATAACACTCCCAAGTTTTCCAGTATACAAAATCCCCTTTACATTCCAGAGTCAAAGAATCCAGGGGAGTCGATTCTTTCAGGAGCTGCAGTGGATTTAGATCAGAGTCGAAACAATTCAGTTAAGAGTTATCTGCTAATGTCAGAAACTGGGACATTTTCGTTGAAAGTTCACACTGAAAATGATGTGTTGGAATTTGTTTTGGCTCTGAAATCGAGTTTGGATTATGAATCGAGGAAATCATATGAAATTGTTCTTCTGGCAGTTGATGGTGGTGATGTTCCAAAAACTGGGAGTTTATCGCTGCAAATATTTGTTACTGATATCAACGACAATGTTCCAACTTTCCAACAAAGAACCTACAATACCTCAGTTGAGGAAAACATACCTTTAAATTCTACGGTCCTGCAGCTACGTGCAACCGATCGGGATTCTGGAGAAAATGGAATGGTTTCATACAGATTCAGTAGCCGCATTTCAGATCATGTGACCAATTTATTTGGTGTTCAGTCTAATGGGGATATAGTAGCTAAAGGAATAATCGACTATGAAAAAGACAAAGAATTTGGTTTTGAGGTTATTGCATATGACGGTGGAGTTAATTTTAAATCTTCCTCCGTCAGTGTGTTCTTAAAAGTGATTGACATGAATGATAACTCTCCAGTCATCAATATTAATCAACCCCCCAGCGGTACCCTGATAACTGAGTCAGCAGAAACTGGGAGTTTTGTCTTGCTTCTGGAAGTGCTCGACATCGATTCAAACGAAAATGGTCTCGTTAATTGCAATATATTGGACGATAGCTTTGATATTGTGAGCACAGAAGTTGCAAACAACTACAAAATTGTGCTTCGTCGGGAATTGGACCGCGAAACCAAAGCTAGTCACAATGTTACCATAGATTGTGAAGATTCTGGGATTCCTCCTAAAAGAACTGTCAAGCATTTTATAGTTTTAGTGCAGGATGCCAATGACAATGCACCTGACTTTGTCCAACAGACTTACATAGCTGTTGTAAATGAGAATAGTCCTTTTGGTAGTAGTTTGTTAACGGTTTCTGCTATTGATAAGGACAGTGGGAAATTTGGGAAAGTTTCATATTCATTGCATTCTGAATCAAAAGGTCTTTTTAAAATTGACCCTTTTTCTGGACTAATTTTAGTGAATTCAAGTATTGACAGAGAAAAATATGGTGATCGAATGATTTTTCGCGTTTTTGCTGAAGATGGGGGTGATTCGAATTTAATATCGACGGGAACTATTGTTGTGACAATCTTGGACATAAATGATAATGACCCGGAGTTTTTTCTAAACCCGATAACATTCTCTGTGTCAGAAGATGCTAAGGTTGGTTGGATTGTGGGAAACATTTCCGCAAGTGATCCAGACAATGGTCCTAATGGAACAGTTTTGTTGAAATTTCCAGAGGATCCAAATGTGCgggaatattttaaatttaatgaatCTGGGATAATAACTATCAGCAAGCAGCTAGATCGTGAGAAGGTTGCTTTTCATGAATTCTATGTATACGCTATGGACATGGGAGGAAGAACAAGCTCGGCTCGGGTCACAATATTTGTCACTGACGTCAACGACAATGCTCCTGAAATTGTTTACCCTAATGAGTATGACAATACATTTAGAGTTCGGTTCACCATGCCggttttcagtgacattttgcaGATAGATGCACATGATCTGGATTCTGATGAAAACTCAAAGCTCTATTATTACATAGATCAGGATAATTCAAGTTATGCATTCAACCTAAACTTAAGTTCTGGAAAGCTTACGCTCAATCGCAGTTTACACCAGACAGAAATCGGTCACAGGTTTCTCTTGTATCTGAGAGTGAAAGATGGTGGAGCCTCACCTATACAGACTTGGACAGAACTTCTGATTGAAGTTATAGAAGTAGAGTTAAACATGGTGGACAAAGTTGCACAAGCAAATCTTTGGATTGTAGTGGGTATTGTCATAGTTACCGCAGTTCTGTCTGTTGTCATGATTCTACTCATCGTGAAAATATGCTGGTATAATCGAAGAAAGGGGCTCAACTCTTCTAGCATCATCATAGAGTCGAATGAGGTCGATCCTCAACTGATTGATTCTTCTTCATCCTCATTCTCCTCTGCATCATCAACTTCTTCTCACGAAATTAATTTGAACACAAAAATTCAACATGGTGGAATGCATTCAGATTCGAGCTATGAGAAGGGTTACTATGACAAACTGGATGAAGCAGACTTCATACCCAAATCTGAGCAAGATAGTGGTCTCCTCTACATGCAAGAAGTGAAaaag CTTGACCTTGAACTCCACAAGAAACTGGATGAGACAACAAGTGACAACTCTGGTGAGCTGGGGACCAGAGACAGCGGTCAAGGGGGCAGTGACCTTGACAACATCAGCATCCCGGAGATGACCAGTCCGGGCAGTCCTG ATTCAGCAATTGGTCACTTGTCACCAAGGGAGCTGTATTATTCCAGTCACCTTGGACACCCACATCAGCGGTCACCTGATGTGTCCACCACAGATGCAAATGAGGTCAGCACCTATAATGTTGTCATGCCAAAGCTAGTCCCAGATTTCAGCCACTTCCCCACGAAAACTGCGGAACGGAAGGAACTGTCAAAACTACGCCTCAGTAAAAAGCGTGTCATGTTCAGTGATGACCTTGAAAATTCACACTCTAGTGGGAGGTCAAGTACCGTGTCTGACCTTGTGAACCCTGATGGTAACCATGACAACAGAAATTCAGTGCAAAGGTTTTATAACAGAACTATAAGTGAAGAGTTGCCAGTCAGACTGTATAAATCAAACAGTTGGTTTAGACGCTCAGCGGACAATCTAACTTTAAGACACAATAAAGACAATAGAGACGTATATAATCAGATGCCAAGTAACCTTATAAAATCGAAAGACTTTCGAAATAAGCCAATGGGGGACAACATTAAAGGCTATTTGGACAGGGTGATTTCTCGGACTAGAACAAATAGTGACGGATCTGATTTAGAAGCAATAAATAGGACTAATACTGCCTCAAATGTGTACACACTTTCAGAGGATGTTACTTCACATACTGGCCCCTGGGCTAGTGACTGTACCACAACCTCTGCCCCTTCTTCTATTTATAGACCTTGCTCAGGGGAGAATTCTCTCAATCTTGCGTCTCACATAGAGGAAACAGATGATGTTTATTCTGAGGACTTTGATGTCTAG
- the LOC127879530 gene encoding LOW QUALITY PROTEIN: protocadherin-1-like (The sequence of the model RefSeq protein was modified relative to this genomic sequence to represent the inferred CDS: deleted 1 base in 1 codon) yields MADIWRIDCVLCLLMSASVVVTAQESSVRYTIVEEQDQQTYIGNVARDSFLYGNVSVDVFQRMKFQIFSQGNEYAAMFNIDENASTLKTSVRLDRETLCPSPNTKLCLLQFNVAVYLKGVASDVLDLFKIITVEITITDLNDNSPIFKTRSVMIEITENSPVGTEYFTEGAVDLDTGANNSVQSYVMEPPNEMFGLKVLENGDGLNIFVKYPLDRESKSFYQLVISAIDGGVPARTGTVKINITITDENDNAPVFSKLAYNVTVKENLPINSTIVQVTATDADAGNNGLVSYRFSTRTPSKVTDVFAIDNQTGLIICKSLLNFEDDQQWAFKVDAFDQGSSPKTTTVNVVVNILDLNDNYPQININLPLGGTKISEAADPGSFVAHVAVFDLDKQGMEKITCKVLGDDFRLEDFKIANNYKVIVNKPLDYEVKNSYDVTIECTDDGTPPNTNHTSFVVQIEDVNDNYPDFKLKRYELTFQEEIFQSMIVKADATDKDSGSNGKITYGLEPGSDKRFMVNPQTGLITANTVFDRETDPKIILHVLAWDGGDPSLTSTATVVINITDINDNSPRFPSNPLTIQLLEGEAYQSVNLNVTDPDAGFNGQFVLTFPKNDYLGEYFEFNSVTGEIKTLKSIDREQIPYFKFWVSAVDKGIPQKSSSAEVILYIVDKNDNIPAISYPNNANNTKVIPVSAPAGFLIATVLATDKDDGLNAQLLYFIDMGDKRELFKMDVNTGQVSVGRAMTELDAESYKLEIAVRDNGEPQRTAMATLNIIVEPANMTMSPLVEEENKQNIMLVAVIVGITLVVSIAIIASIFIIRYVDKRNCSRTPPPVKLEENRFYDMAMKVDESMSGSSNVSKDSDMELLRKQRAKKEVSFSMDEDFSDPSNNSTLTNVTNMSTMKPPYLSMIHKIPEDSQSSTWLGNNTMFSDMNKTDMYTEKELSALTHSQLQGALRQMVGSNSDRHWLQPVREEQAKRSVRKSDDTHSQTSHDTTTSDSGRGGSEEDIHSSRGQAISDSEESRQYIYRCSNRQTDKMMPRRPPPPIPTETYPRNISFSDDSVTANTTVASVKGPLFSPTLTFYKTPLKQHELFTISGRTKHSTFLESQITTPGLPYSIADIEDMSEMATCRDDASTTTSGSYTINPEDLCNEIDELFFKDVIV; encoded by the exons ATGGCGGATATTTGGCGCATAGACTGTGTTTTGTGCCTCTTAATGTCAGCGAGTGTCGTGGTGACTGCGCAAGAAAGTTCGGTTCGTTACACCATAGTGGAAGAACAAGACCAGCAAACCTACATTGGAAACGTGGCACGAGACAGCTTTCTCTACGGTAATGTCAGTGTTGATGTATTTCAGCGAATGAAATTTCAGATTTTCTCTCAGGGAAATGAGTATGCAGCCATGTTTAACATCGATGAGAATGCAAGTACCCTCAAGACCTCTGTCAGACTAGATCGGGAAACCTTGTGTCCAAGTCCGAACACCAAACTCTGTCTTCTGCAGTTCAACGTTGCAGTTTATTTAAAGGGTGTGGCTTCAGATGTTTtggatttgtttaaaattatcacaGTTGAGATAACCATTACGGACTTGAACGATAATTCTCCGATTTTCAAAACCCGAAGTGTGATGATTGAGATTACAGAAAACTCCCCTGTTGGTACAGAGTACTTTACTGAAGGAGCTGTTGATTTAGATACAGGAGCAAATAACTCTGTCCAAAGCTATGTGATGGAACCGCCCAATGAAATGTTTGGATTAAAAGTTCTTGAAAATGGCGATGGATTAAACATATTTGTGAAATATCCTCTGGACAGAGAGAGCAAGAGCTTTTATCAGCTTGTTATTTCGGCAATCGATGGT GGGGTACCAGCTAGGACAGGTACTGTGAAAATCAACATCACAATAACTGATGAAAATGACAATGCACCAGTGTTTTCGAAACTTGCATACAATGTGACTGTCAAAGAAAATCTGCCCATAAACTCAACCATTGTTCAGGTAACTGCTACTGATGCTGATGCTGGAAATAATGGCCTTGTGTCTTACAGATTCAGTACTCGCACACCCAGTAAGGTCACTGATGTTTTCGCGATTGACAATCAAACAGGCCTGATTATTTGTAAATCGTTGCTCAATTTCGAGGACGACCAACAATGGGCGTTCAAAGTGGACGCGTTTGATCAGGGGAGCTCACCGAAGACAACAACGGTCAACGTTGTAGTGAATATTTTGGATTTGAACGACAATTATCCGCAGATCAACATCAATCTCCCTCTTGGTGGTACGAAAATCTCAGAAGCAGCAGATCCTGGTAGTTTCGTTGCCCATGTGGCGGTTTTTGATTTGGACAAGCAAGGAATGGAGAAAATTACATGCAAAGTTCTGGGTGATGATTTTCGTCTTGAGGATTTTAAAATAGCGAACAATTACAAGGTGATAGTCAACAAGCCCCTTGATTATGAAGTAAAGAACTCTTATGATGTCACCATAGAATGCACAGATGACGGTACACCCCCAAATACCAACCATACCAGCTTTGTTGTCCAGATTGAGGATGTAAATGACAATTACCCAGACTTCAAACTGAAGAGATACGAGCTTACATTTCAGGAGGAAATATTTCAGTCCATGATCGTTAAAGCAGATGCCACTGACAAAGATTCTGGAAGCAATGGAAAAATCACCTACGGTCTAGAGCCAGGTTCGGACAAAAGGTTCATGGTTAACCCACAAACAGGACTGATTACAGCTAACACTGTTTTTGATCGTGAAACTGACCCAAAAATCATCTTGCATGTTCTTGCCTGGGATGGTGGTGATCCTTCGTTGACATCCACAGCAACAGTGGTCATTAATATCACAGATATCAATGACAACTCACCTCGGTTTCCCTCCAATCCACTCACGATTCAGCTGCTTGAAGGCGAGGCTTATCAGTCTGTGAACCTCAACGTGACTGATCCAGATGCCGGTTTTAATGGCCAGTTTGTCTTGACATTCCCGAAGAATGACTACCTTGGTGAATATTTCGAATTCAACTCTGTTACTGGGGAAATCAAAACACTCAAGTCCATTGATAGGGAGCAGATACCCTATTTCAAATTCTGGGTCAGCGCGGTTGATAAAGGCATCCCACAGAAGTCCAGTTCAGCAGAGGTGATACTTTACATTGTGGATAAGAACGATAACATTCCTGCCATCTCTTATCCGAACAATGCAAACAATACAAAGGTGATACCAGTCTCAGCACCAGCAGGGTTCCTTATAGCAACTGTTCTGGCGACAGATAAAGATGACGGGCTCAATGCTCAATTGCTTTACTTCATAGATATGGGGGACAAACGTGAGCTATTTAAGATGGATGTGAACACTGGCCAGGTTTCAGTGGGTAGGGCGATGACTGAACTAGATGCAGAATCATACAAACTGGAGATTGCTGTTAGAGACAATGGTGAGCCTCAGAGAACAGCCATGGCTACTCTGAACATCATCGTTGAGCCAGCAAACATGACCATGTCTCCCCTTGTGGAGgaggaaaacaaacaaaacatcatGCTGGTTGCTGTCATAGTGGGAATAACTCTTGTCGTGTCCATCGCCATAATAGCTTCTATCTTCATTATCCGCTATGTTGACAAAAGGAACTGCTCACGAACACCACCGCCGGTAAAACTCGAGGAGAACCGCTTTTATGACATGGCAATGAAAGTGGACGAAAGTATGTCTGGGTCCTCAAATGTGTCGAAGGACTCTGACATGGAACTTCTGAGGAAACAGCGTGCAAAGAAGGAAGTGAGTTTCTCAATGGACGAGGACTTTAGTGACCCCAGCAACAACTCTACACTGACCAACGTGACCAACATGTCAACAATGAAACCACCCTATCTGTCCATGATCCACAAAATACCAGAG GACTCTCAGTCCTCAACATGGTTAGGAAATAACACGATGTTTTCGGACATGAACAAGACCGACATGTACACAGAGAAGGAGTTATCTGCCTTGACACACAGCCAGTTACAGGGGGCGCTGCGACAGATGGTGGGCAGTAACTCTGACAGGCATTGGTTGCAGCCAGTCAGGGAAGAACAG GCAAAGCGATCAGTTCGAAAGTCAGACGACACTCACAGCCAAACGTCACATGACACCACGACTAGCGACAGTGGGCGCGGTGGGAGTGAAGAGGATATCCATAGCAGCCGGGGTCAGGCTATTAGTGACTCAG AAGAAAGCAGACAGTACATATACCGATGCAGTAATCGCCAGACAGACAAAATGATGCCAAGACGCCCCCCGCCACCCATACCGACGGAAACTTACCCGCGCAATATCAGTTTCAGCGACGATTCTGTCACTGCCAACACTACAGTGGCCAGCGTGAAAGGGCCGTTATTCAGTCCGACATTGACTTTCTACAAAACCCCTCTCAAGCAGCACGAGTTATTCACAATCAGTGGACGGACTAAACACAGTACCTTTCTCGAGTCACAAATCACGACTCCGGGTCTGCCGTACTCGATAGCCGACATAGAAGATATGAGTGAGATGGCCACGTGTAGAGACGATGCTAGCACCACAACATCTGGCAGCTACACTATAAACCCCGAGGATCTGTGCAATGAGATTGATGAACTCTTCTTCAAGGATGTGATTGTGTGA